Proteins from a genomic interval of Ignavibacteriales bacterium:
- a CDS encoding M1 family metallopeptidase, with translation MRKARIFLIASLGLGLTAANAQPKAPVFTRADTLRGAPSPGRTCYDLTYYHLDVKVDPAKQSVNGSNEIYFTVITPFTKMQIDLFKNMEIEKITLDDGAAVPFDREFNAVFVNLPNSLEKGSIHRIKVFYGGNPQVAKNPPWGGGLTWAKDSSGNPWVVVTCQGTGASLWWPNKDHQADKPDSMLISITVPQGLTDISNGRLRATKEMPDGWMRYDWFVSYPINNYNVTINVGKFAHCSDTYGSKPALTLDYYVMPQNLERAKKTFEQVKPMMAAFEKYFGKYPFIRDGYKLIESPHTGMEHQSAVAYGNLWLGGYRGFAPSAVGLKFDFIIIHESAHEWWGNGVTSKDIADMWIHESFGAYAEALFVEDQWGYAEALKYINGKKPNVRNTDPIIGKYGVQNEGAGDMYDKGQLVLNTLRSVIDNDILWFSILKGLMDKFHYTTITAEDVIGFVNEKTGKDLSYFFNQYLRNTKIPQLEVSLTFKGDSVMAMYRWNVDVQDFRMPVKVTIAPGKFEFIYPTTTWQRMNIATMEPSDFKADESRFYVNTRLSWRYMDPRVQTGGNRRGSWF, from the coding sequence ATGCGGAAAGCGCGGATATTTCTGATTGCATCTTTAGGCCTCGGCTTGACCGCGGCGAATGCTCAACCAAAGGCACCGGTATTCACTCGAGCCGACACTCTGCGCGGTGCGCCCTCGCCCGGGCGGACCTGTTACGACCTCACGTACTATCATCTCGACGTCAAAGTGGATCCGGCAAAGCAGTCCGTGAACGGGTCGAATGAAATCTACTTCACGGTGATCACGCCATTCACGAAGATGCAGATCGACCTCTTCAAGAATATGGAGATCGAAAAGATCACACTCGACGACGGAGCGGCAGTTCCGTTCGACCGGGAATTCAACGCGGTTTTCGTGAATCTCCCGAACTCACTTGAGAAGGGCTCGATTCACCGCATCAAAGTGTTCTACGGCGGAAATCCGCAGGTCGCGAAGAACCCCCCGTGGGGCGGTGGGCTCACGTGGGCAAAGGACTCGTCTGGAAATCCATGGGTTGTCGTAACGTGCCAGGGAACCGGCGCCAGCCTCTGGTGGCCGAACAAGGATCACCAGGCCGACAAGCCGGACAGTATGCTTATCAGCATCACTGTGCCCCAAGGCCTTACGGATATCTCCAACGGCCGGCTCCGTGCCACCAAAGAGATGCCTGACGGATGGATGCGGTACGACTGGTTTGTCAGTTATCCGATCAACAATTACAATGTCACTATCAATGTCGGCAAGTTTGCACACTGCAGTGATACCTACGGCAGCAAACCGGCATTAACCCTCGATTACTATGTGATGCCGCAGAATCTGGAACGGGCGAAGAAAACGTTCGAGCAAGTGAAACCGATGATGGCCGCGTTCGAGAAATATTTCGGCAAGTATCCGTTCATTCGTGATGGGTACAAGCTCATCGAAAGTCCGCATACCGGAATGGAGCATCAGAGCGCCGTGGCGTACGGTAATCTTTGGCTCGGCGGTTACCGCGGCTTCGCCCCGTCGGCTGTTGGACTGAAATTCGATTTCATCATCATACACGAGAGCGCACACGAGTGGTGGGGGAACGGCGTCACGTCCAAGGACATCGCCGACATGTGGATCCATGAGAGCTTTGGCGCATACGCTGAGGCGCTCTTTGTGGAGGACCAGTGGGGATATGCAGAGGCTCTCAAGTACATCAACGGCAAGAAGCCAAACGTCCGCAACACCGATCCGATCATTGGCAAGTACGGTGTACAGAATGAAGGGGCGGGCGACATGTATGACAAGGGGCAGCTCGTCCTGAATACACTCCGCAGCGTGATCGACAATGACATCCTCTGGTTCTCAATACTGAAAGGGCTGATGGACAAGTTTCACTACACGACGATCACCGCTGAAGATGTGATTGGCTTTGTGAACGAGAAGACCGGAAAGGATCTCAGCTACTTTTTCAATCAGTACCTCAGGAATACGAAAATCCCACAGCTCGAAGTCAGTCTGACATTCAAAGGCGATTCGGTGATGGCGATGTACCGATGGAATGTGGACGTTCAGGATTTCCGCATGCCTGTAAAGGTGACGATCGCTCCCGGTAAGTTCGAGTTCATTTATCCGACGACGACGTGGCAGCGGATGAACATCGCCACAATGGAACCCTCAGATTTCAAAGCTGATGAGAGCCGGTTCTATGTCAACACACGACTCAGCTGGAGATACATGGATCCGCGGGTCCAGACCGGCGGAAACCGGAGAGGGTCGTGGTTCTAA
- a CDS encoding putative Ig domain-containing protein: protein MTTKIRFIIFGMIVFSGTLLSQDPTYYIRKSTWHETMRASREALVKMRGGDAIFAQRVLGPWYAIGPFKSTGKSAFSEAFEPEKEIDLAKLYKGGTIKWNKRTDWPDGKVVDLGPETLCAMYLFRTLTVDRDTILPASLGSDDGVKVWVNGTEVLANNIDRGTAPDQERIDLVLKKGENKFLMKINNNQGGFGFYFRLEDAGINSISKLVKRDFTDARSTMEMGWEIGEGLWDKEWKPGDWSDLAGRYVRAAMFDTPKELESALLVADKAAAAGDLERVRELYIRTHEANATPYVLTPKPSPGPRINSARVFGVRPGSPFLYTIAATGDRPMEFSVEGLPDGLSLDKNTGRITGTVSKKGTNTVTLKARNSLGTATSALRIVIGDQIALTPPLGWNSWNCFASAVDDSKVRSAADAMVKSGLVNHGWTYINIDDCWEIKPQTDDPALMGAQRNEKGMINTNKKFPDMKGLSDYVHAQGLKMGIYSSPGPLTCAGFTASYQFEEKDALQYAEWGIDYLKYDWCSYGRIAKDGSLPELKKPYEVMRTALNKVQRDIVYSLCQYGMGDVWKWGGEVGGNSWRTTGDIEDTWESMSGIGFSQAGHELYAKPGNWNDPDMLVVGKVGWGPQLHPTRLTPNEQYTHISLWCLLNSPLLIGCDMTQLDEFTQNLLTNDEVLEVSQDPLGKQAARVSKDGDLEVWAKDMEDGSKAVGFFNRGVWKSEIKVRWSDLGVQGRHVVRDLWRQKDLGSFNDEFKASVPRHGVVLVRLSKL, encoded by the coding sequence ATGACTACGAAGATCCGATTCATCATTTTTGGAATGATCGTCTTCTCCGGCACACTGCTTTCGCAAGATCCCACATACTACATCCGGAAATCGACTTGGCACGAAACAATGAGAGCCTCGCGCGAAGCGCTCGTGAAAATGCGTGGCGGCGACGCAATCTTTGCTCAGCGAGTCCTGGGACCGTGGTACGCGATCGGGCCATTCAAGTCCACGGGAAAGAGCGCGTTCTCGGAAGCATTCGAACCCGAGAAGGAGATCGACCTCGCCAAATTGTACAAAGGCGGCACGATCAAATGGAACAAAAGGACCGACTGGCCTGACGGAAAAGTGGTAGACCTGGGACCTGAGACGTTGTGTGCAATGTACCTCTTTCGGACATTGACGGTCGATCGCGATACAATCCTGCCGGCTTCGTTGGGCAGCGACGATGGTGTCAAGGTGTGGGTGAACGGCACCGAAGTCCTCGCCAACAACATTGATCGAGGCACCGCTCCCGATCAGGAGCGAATCGACCTCGTCCTGAAAAAAGGAGAAAACAAGTTCCTCATGAAGATCAACAACAACCAGGGCGGGTTCGGGTTTTACTTCCGCCTCGAAGACGCCGGTATCAATAGCATCTCGAAGCTGGTGAAAAGGGACTTCACAGACGCCAGGAGCACGATGGAAATGGGCTGGGAGATCGGGGAAGGTCTCTGGGACAAGGAGTGGAAACCCGGTGATTGGTCCGATCTGGCAGGGCGATATGTTCGCGCGGCAATGTTCGACACTCCGAAGGAACTTGAGAGCGCACTGCTGGTTGCCGACAAAGCGGCCGCCGCCGGCGATCTAGAGCGCGTTCGTGAACTTTATATCCGAACCCATGAAGCCAATGCAACCCCCTACGTTCTGACGCCGAAACCTTCTCCGGGGCCGAGGATCAATAGTGCGAGGGTTTTCGGGGTCCGACCAGGGAGCCCTTTCCTGTACACCATCGCAGCAACCGGGGATCGTCCGATGGAGTTCTCTGTCGAGGGGCTGCCTGATGGCTTGAGCCTGGACAAGAACACCGGCCGCATCACAGGCACGGTCAGCAAGAAAGGGACAAATACGGTCACGTTGAAAGCCAGGAATTCCCTCGGGACCGCAACCTCAGCACTGCGGATTGTTATTGGTGACCAGATCGCCCTCACTCCTCCGTTGGGATGGAACAGTTGGAATTGTTTCGCGAGTGCGGTCGATGACAGCAAAGTGCGTTCGGCGGCTGATGCGATGGTCAAGAGCGGACTCGTCAACCACGGCTGGACGTACATCAATATCGATGATTGCTGGGAGATCAAGCCCCAGACCGATGACCCTGCACTGATGGGGGCACAGCGAAACGAAAAGGGGATGATCAATACGAACAAAAAATTCCCTGACATGAAGGGGCTGAGTGACTATGTCCATGCTCAAGGGTTGAAAATGGGGATCTATTCCTCCCCCGGGCCGTTGACGTGTGCCGGATTTACGGCGAGTTACCAGTTTGAGGAGAAGGACGCGCTCCAGTACGCCGAATGGGGGATCGATTACCTGAAGTACGACTGGTGCTCATATGGCAGAATCGCGAAGGATGGAAGCCTGCCCGAATTGAAGAAACCGTATGAAGTCATGCGCACTGCACTGAACAAAGTCCAACGGGACATCGTGTATAGTTTGTGCCAGTACGGCATGGGGGATGTATGGAAATGGGGAGGTGAAGTCGGCGGGAATAGCTGGCGCACGACGGGCGACATAGAGGACACGTGGGAAAGTATGTCAGGCATTGGTTTTTCTCAGGCCGGCCATGAACTCTATGCAAAGCCGGGCAACTGGAACGACCCCGACATGCTTGTGGTTGGTAAAGTAGGGTGGGGCCCTCAGCTTCATCCTACGAGGCTGACCCCCAACGAGCAGTACACGCACATCAGCCTCTGGTGCCTGCTCAACTCTCCGCTGCTGATCGGTTGCGACATGACGCAGCTGGACGAGTTCACGCAAAACCTACTCACGAACGACGAGGTTCTGGAAGTCAGCCAGGATCCTCTCGGTAAGCAAGCTGCCCGCGTCTCGAAAGATGGCGACCTGGAAGTCTGGGCGAAAGACATGGAAGATGGATCCAAGGCTGTTGGATTCTTCAACCGCGGAGTCTGGAAATCAGAGATCAAGGTACGATGGAGCGATCTGGGTGTTCAGGGCAGGCATGTGGTGCGCGACTTGTGGCGGCAGAAAGACCTTGGCTCATTCAATGATGAGTTCAAGGCCTCCGTTCCGCGCCACGGCGTCGTGCTTGTGAGATTGTCGAAGCTGTAA